ATGTCGTCTTTCACTTCCTCGCTACCGCCCCCCGCCGCCTCCGACGCGCCGTCGTCGCCGCCTTCCCGGGCCTCCCTTTCCGCATCTACCGCTTCGACGCCGGCCTCGTCCGCGGCAAGATCTCGACCTCCGTTCGCCGCGCCCTCGACCAGCCCCTCAACTACGCCCGCATCTACCTCGCCGACGTCCTCCCCCGCGCCGTCCGCCGCGTCATCTACTTCGACTCCGACCTCATCGTCGTCGACGGACGTTGCCCGCCTCTGGGCCATCGACCTCGGTCCCCATGTCCTCGGCGCCCCAGAGTACCGCCACGCCAACTTCACCTCCTACTTCACCGACCGCTTCTGGTCCGACCCCTCGTACCCCCTCACCTTCTCCGCCCGCCGCCGCCCGCCGTGCTACTTCAACACCGGCGTCATGGTCATGGATCTCGAGCGGTGGCGCGCCGGCGACTACACCAAGAAGCTCGAGTCCTGGATGGAGATCCAGAAGAAGGAAGCCCGGATCTACGAGCTGGGTTCGCTGCCGCCGTTCCTGCTGGTGTTCGCCGGCGAGGTCAAGGGGGTGGAGCACCGGTGGAACCAGCACGGTCTCGGCGGCGACAACGTGGAGGGGCTGTGCCGAGACCTCCATCCGGGGCCTGTGAGCCTCCTCCACTGGAGCGGCAAGGGAAAGCCGTGGCTCCGCCTTGACGCCGGCCGGCCGTGCGCCCTCGACAGCCTCTGGGCCCCGTACGACCTCCTCCGCCGCAAGGGCCGCGACCTCCTCGCCGAAGGTTGACCGGCCGGCGACGGCTGCCGCTGATCTCTCGCTGCTTTCCTGGGATCACcaatcttctctttcttcttttcttttcatctcTACTACGGCGAGGAAATGGATGGATCGGCCAATGACCTGGCGAGACGGCGAATCGGAAAGCGATGAAAAAGTATCGATCGGGCAGACAGCTGGCAGGCAAAAGCGACGGCAGGTATTCGATCGGGGGCGACGCGGGTCTGCGTCGGTGGAGCCGCGTCCGGATTTCTttagaaatataaaaaattggATGGTTTCCTTTAAGAACAGGATTTATATGATTTTGGATCAACGTATAATGATGCGAGGATGATGTACATTTAGGCCTCGTGGATTAAAAGCTGGAGAGGTGGTAATTTATGCGGAAATAGACTTTGTGAGAGGAATATATAGTTATAGGCAGGGTGGGAGAAAACTATGTGACAAaaaatttgttattttattcTTCCACAGGACAGCTGGTGGAAAAGATGGGAGTGTTTTGTTGTTCTCAAATGGATCAACTCTGTTTCTTTATTTAGATATGAATTTATTAATTCAGGTGCTAACTTTGATGAGACAGAAATGAATTCTTTTTGGTTTTGCCTGGATTGCCGAGAATTATTTCTTTGGATGGAATTTGATTCCGTGGCTACGAAAATGGAGAGGATAGATGGTGGAGAAGGCTGCGTGATTCTGGACTCAAGGAATCATTCTTTGTTTGTTTAACCATTGTTGATTAAATTAAGTTCATTTTGATTGTTATTCAACTAAACTTAAGCCCACTCCTCGCATGAGGGATAGGATTTTTTTTGTGCCAGCACTGGTTACACCAAACCACTAGAGCCAACATAGCGAATGGTTGGCATAACTATTATTGGTAGTTTGCATTAGGTTGGATGGCATTCATGTTGGGTCGAGTTTAGAGAATAGCATATAAAACCTAAATTATCCAATCCAACCCGATATTAGGTCAAGATCCCTCGATCCATATCTATCTATGTGTCTAAATCTAGGTCACTCAAAAATGTTTTACCCAACATAGCTTGATCTAAATTGTTCTGTTCTACATAGAATTCTATCTTTGTGATCCTAAGGTCGAAGCTCTAACCATACACAACTTATTTAAAATTTAGGTTAGAAAATTTGATCCACATCTGAACCAAAAAACCCTTGACCATAATCCCGAATAAACAACATCCGGCGTGGTTAAGTTTTGTATCGGGTCAATTTTTGCCATCCCTAGCTACCGAACCACGATTTTGTCGACCAAGCAATGAAATAGTTAGCAAACATGGTGTAGTTCCtcagaaataaaagctgaaggAGAAAAATAGAGGCTCTTTCTACACTTCCACAACCACTACTTGCATGGTGACATACCAAGGAACCTTTCCTTGGTAACAAAGAAGACCCAACCTATGCGTGGAGCTCAAGACTAGAATATAACCTTTCCTCAAGGGAGGCAATACATCCTGCCCTCAATAGTTACCTCACCAGAATCCATTCTAGCCTTGGGAGTGGAGCTGCTAATAACTCTGCAGTTATTAATTGAGAATTCAGAAGGAATTCAGCATATTGATAAACTTTTGAACCAAGTTATTTCTCAAAATCAAATGGCTTGAACTCGATCAAATGAAATAAACCTGAATGACCAAAAAAAGAGTCAGTCAATTTGCTAATGTAGAATAGCATGTCATGTGCCCATGAGCTACTAAATTGAACATAAGTAGAGCAGTTGTTAGGTCCAATAGagataaatagaaataaaatttcaaagacatctaatatattttaaatggaTGGACAAACAAGACATATAAGGTAAAGATAAAAGAGATGGATCTCCAGCTTCATTAAGTCTATCCTCGACTATATCAACTTATTAACAGCTGTTGGAAGAAATTGACCATAATGCACAGCAGCCTCCTTGTGTAATTCCTTCAGAGTTTGTCCAAGTAACTTTATACAAAGCAGAAATCCCTCACATCGAACAAAGGCTTGTCC
Above is a genomic segment from Phoenix dactylifera cultivar Barhee BC4 chromosome 2, palm_55x_up_171113_PBpolish2nd_filt_p, whole genome shotgun sequence containing:
- the LOC103712103 gene encoding LOW QUALITY PROTEIN: probable galacturonosyltransferase-like 3 (The sequence of the model RefSeq protein was modified relative to this genomic sequence to represent the inferred CDS: deleted 1 base in 1 codon); protein product: MLSPPEVLRLLLAIVLVTAGNAAAAELPEFREAPAFRNGRGCSGAAVSPTIHIAMTLDATYLRGSLAGVHSVLQHASCPENVVFHFLATAPRRLRRAVVAAFPGLPFRIYRFDAGLVRGKISTSVRRALDQPLNYARIYLADVLPRAVRRVIYFDSDLIVVDDVARLWAIDLGPHVLGAPEYRHANFTSYFTDRFWSDPSYPLTFSARRRPPCYFNTGVMVMDLERWRAGDYTKKLESWMEIQKKEARIYELGSLPPFLLVFAGEVKGVEHRWNQHGLGGDNVEGLCRDLHPGPVSLLHWSGKGKPWLRLDAGRPCALDSLWAPYDLLRRKGRDLLAEG